The following coding sequences lie in one Delphinus delphis chromosome 9, mDelDel1.2, whole genome shotgun sequence genomic window:
- the SPMIP1 gene encoding protein SPMIP1, whose protein sequence is MSRQLNMDTVRQNFWKEQYLREKVLRCEWHRKYGSMVKAKQKAKTAAHVPLKLPTLPPKAPLSPLPAPKAVPSEAPSPALEAPIQPEMYPVLPATRALLYEGISHDFQGRYRYLNTRKLDMPERRYLFPITTNFTYGWQLGPPVKQELVSCKMCRIESFFRKNGAFALLDPRDLAL, encoded by the exons ATGTCTCGGCAACTTAACATGGACACGGTGCGGCAGAACTTCTGGAAGGAGCAGTATCTGAGGGAGAAGGTGTTGCGCTGTGAATGGCACCGCAAGTATGGGTCGATGGTGAAGGCCAAGCAGAAGGCTAAGACTGCAGCCCACGTACCCCTCAAgctgcccaccctgccccccaaagCCCCACTCTCACCCCTGCCCGCCCCCAAAGCTGTTCCTTCCgaggcccccagccctgccctggaggcTCCTATTCAGCCAGAAATGTACCCAGTCCTGCCTGCCACCCGGGCCCTGCTGTATGAAGGCATCTCCCACGACTTTCAGGGCCGCTACCGCTACCTCAACACCCGAAAACTGGACATGCCAGAGAGGCGCTACCTCTTCCCCATCACCACCAACTTCACATATGGCTGGCAGCTGG GCCCCCCAGTGAAGCAAGAACTGGTCTCCTGCAAGATGTGCCGCATTGAATCTTTCTTCCGCAAGAATGGGGCCTTCGCACTGCTTGACCCCCGGGACCTGGCCCTCTGA
- the LOC132430537 gene encoding collagen alpha-1(XXVIII) chain-like produces MEQAATPGGLGLPCSPKQALALYQHLFRCPAGLGQLWAALQQVRVTGHHLRGGRLSVGSDSTLPPHVGDGRTCPSGLELPTVLLQMERSRRAQEQLLWDLELLTGAGLGVSWPPWAQFCGLRDRAQCAWSQCSKPRGRTDGGSERRTSGNSRLCPSPQAEDSLSQDRQLLEGGLAKDPSSALDLTEASFDADPRWESPGMPAEGPTSGCSQELNLTTSSSSGEPGSSEFKELAQREDGELAGPMPQGPHQPPSRSLQEKKLAQGAPGPSGLPSQGLPEPPDPLEGLGCSLGQERAELKKLLRIEIPQSQREGAPQDQRGKALQGEDKEVPPSKREKTNEGQSGEAPQALREEVSEGQRWEASQGENKEAPRSQSGSRLKCRRKEVLPEQCEDSPQGPEVKTLQSSEGRSRISQAWEVARGEAPTPPREEGGSLGIPGGFCRPLGERMPQPGGREGAHPRGRTTQVRQVKTGGPRGESAAAVREQGPAREAAPAPLTPPGPPARPPLPRPGAVLLAALRTGGSEQRERPAALPGHPGLLSDPHSLRGPGGSPGPAEQELGGSMGLPGALGGRREGAEAPRASKTAWPESPSRDRRSAGVSAAQQETALQRLLELHSEARRRRQQDREQQRLRVLERLRIARNRHCRVHPLRPPPSPAQLPRQEDAAGQRSALREQLKQMQRERTGRLRALGARNTQNFQQLLWPPGSEEPAPGEHRSLFPALSGHC; encoded by the exons ATGGAGCAGGCAGCCACACCTGGGGGCCTAGGGCTCCCCTGTAGCCCCAAGCAGGCCTTGGCCCTGTACCAGCACCTCTTCCGGTGCCCTGCAGGCCTGGGCCAGCTCTGGGCTGCCCTGCAACAGGTGAGGGTGACAGGGCACCATCTACGAGGGGGCAGGCTCTCCGTGGGGTCTGACTCCACCTTGCCTCCCCATGTGGGAGACGGCCGGACCTGTCCCTCAGGCCTCGAACTGCCCACCGTGCTGCTGCAGATGGAGCGGAGCCGGCGGGCCCAGGAGCAG CTCCTGTGGGATTTGGAGCTGCTGaccggggcggggctgggcgtCTCCTGGCCCCCCTGGGCCCAGTTCTGCGGTCTGAGGGACCGGGCCCAGTGTGCGTGGAGCCAGTGCAGCAAGCCCCGTGGTAGGACGGATGGGGGCTCTGAGCGGCGGACGAGTGGG AATTCCAGGCTGTGCCCATCGCCCCAGGCTGAGGACTCCCTGAGCCAGGACCGTCAGCTTCTGGAGGG GGGGCTGGCAAAGGACCCGTCATCAGCCCTGGATCTGACTGAAGCCAGCTTTGATGCAGACCCAAGGTGGGAGAGCCCTGGCATGCCTGCAGAAGGGCCCACATCTG gTTGCTCACAAGAGCTGAACCTCACCACCAGCAGTAGCTCTGGAGAACCAGGAAGCTCAGAGTTCAAG GAGCTGGCCCAGAGGGAAGACGGGGAGCTAGCAGGGCCCATGCCCCAGGGGCCCCATCAACCACCATCCAGAAGCCTACAGGAGAAGAAGCTGGCTCAGGGAGCCCCAGGGCCCTCAggcctcccctcccagggcctgCCAGAACCCCCGGATCCCCtggaggggctgggctgcagcctgGGCCAGGAGAGAGCAGAACTAAAGAAACTGCTAAGAATTGAGATTcctcagagtcagagagaggggGCCCCTCAGGATCAGAGAGGGAAGGCCCTCCAGGGGGAGGACAAAGAAGTTCCCCCAAGTAAGAGAGAGAAGACAAACGAGGGTCAGAGCGGGGAGGCCCCTCAGGCTCTGAGGGAGGAGGTCTCGGAAGGTCAAAGGTGGGAGGCCTCCCAGGGTGAGAACAAAGAGGCACCTCGAAGTCAAAGCGGAAGTCGCCTTAAGTGCCGGAGAAAGGAGGTCCTCCCGGAGCAGTGCGAGGATTCTCCTCAGGGCCCGGAAGTGAAGACGCTTCAGTCTTCCGAGGGCAGAAGCCGTATCTCACAAGCCTGGGAGGTGGCTCGGGGAGAGGCACCTACACCGCCCCGGGAGGAAGGCGGCTCCCTGGGGATTCCGGGGGGCTTCTGCAGGCCCCTGGGAGAACGGATGCCGcagcctgggggaagggagggcgcGCACCCGCGGGGAAGAACCACGCAGGTGAGGCAGGTTAAGACCGGTGGCCCGAGAGGAGAGAGCGCAGCGGCCGTGAGAGAGCAGGGGCCCGCCCGGGAAGCGGCGCCGGCTCCCCTTACGCCGCCGGGGCCTCCGGCCCGGCCGCCGCTCCCACGCCCAGGAGCGGTGTTGCTGGCAGCCCTACGCACTGGTGGTTCCGAGCAGCGGGAGCGCCCCGCAGCTCTCCCAGGGCATCCGGGCCTGCTGAGCGATCCGCACTCGCTTCGGGGCCCGGGAGGAAGCCCTGGCCCCGCGGAGCAGGAGCTGGGCGGCTCCATGGGGCTCCCGGGCGCCCTCGGGGGGCGGAGGGAAGGTGCCGAGGCCCCCAGAGCCTCGAAGACCGCGTGGCCCGAGTCCCCGAGCAGGGACAGGCGGTCTGCGGGCGTGAGCGCGGCGCAGCAGGAGACGGCTCTGCAGCGGCTGCTGGAGCTGCACAGTGAGGCCAGGCGTCGGCGGCAACAGGACCGCGAGCAGCAGCGGCTCCGG GTCTTGGAACGCCTCCGCATCGCCAGGAACCGCCACTGCCGCGTGCATCCCTTGAGACCCCCACCGAGCCCGGCTCAGCTCCCACGACAG GAGGACGCGGCCGGGCAGCGGAGCGCCCTGCGGGAGCAGCTGAAGCAAATGCAACGGGAGAGGACCGGGCGGCTGCGAGCCCTCGGGGCCAG GAACACCCAGAACTTCCAGCAACTTCTGTGGCCCCCTGGCTCTGAGGAGCCTGCGCCTGGAGAGCATCGCTCACTCTTCCCAGCCCTCTCTGGTCACTGCTGA
- the ATP6V1F gene encoding V-type proton ATPase subunit F, with translation MAGRGKLIAVIGDEDTVTGFLLGGIGELNKNRHPNFLVVEKDTTINEIEDTFRQFLNRDDIGIILINQYIAEMVRHALDAHQRSIPAVLEIPSKEHPYDAAKDSILRRARGMFTAEDLR, from the exons atggcggggagggggaagctaaTTGCGGTGATCGGAGACGAGGACACGGTGACTGGCTTCCTGCTGGGCGGCATAGGGGAGCTTAACAAGAACCGCCACCCTAATTTCCTGGTGGTGGAGAAAGATACTACCATCAATGAGATCGAAGACACTTTCCG GCAGTTTCTAAACCGGGACGACATCGGCATCATCCTCATCAACCAGTACATCGCAGAGATGGTGCGGCATGCGCTCGATGCCCACCAGCGCTCCATTCCGGCCGTGCTGGAGATCCCATCCAAGGAGCACCCCTATGATGCTGCCAAGGACTCCATCCTGCGCAGGGCCAGGGGCATGTTCACGGCCGAAGACCTGCGCTAG